The proteins below come from a single Rosa rugosa chromosome 2, drRosRugo1.1, whole genome shotgun sequence genomic window:
- the LOC133732516 gene encoding mediator of RNA polymerase II transcription subunit 13 isoform X2, whose product MWTNVFKLPGFKQLSWYQYLPHESELIKLPDKSSVKDAATQMVLSSHLQLQKEGLLSTWTNSFVGPWDPSQGMHNPDEKIKLWLFLPGRYSTVPDSAQVAVSKLRVVASGVWISPGDSEEVATALSQALRNRIERVLSGFAYMRFGDVFSKFHPSQSEEHLRRGQPTIEFIFAATEEGIFVHALVSAKHVRALSSGDLERVLKHSSKNSGYRLPVIASPHGICGRLTGCCPSDLVKQVYFSSSSKSKTSNGFIGLPNHVSQGSGCQLRGQSCYVEVTLGCPRPGSDRALQSNSHSFRNVVKHQLAESPALGRGDQKGSLDNSTVYEKTFVYPAEAVLVPALQFARSSLKRFWLQNWIGPSMPGSSFFMLCSDSIDPMEEWNETNGIRTQRGYNSSSNSNCSSISSISSSSSETDYKMATGAGELEADADSLSCRQSGLSFHDRAENDMLKLGSKRPRPGMTESFAQVGTSTSASLQDTYKSDYGSVEVNNSAITGFANEQIGSHWDWDGDDSDNGTDIHALLDEFGGFGDFFENDALPFGEPPGTAESQTLMFSAPDSGDVVDNAVGAMDVSDQLLLSEGFASFESLIPPPPAPMEETLGKNQGVGNGALASGPVNCSSASNVSEFDHIIKAEALMTFAPEYGAVETPTSEVSSSIFRSPYLPKSRKVESSSSSANNYTYGATPPSPCFDVCDEKTGMPMNSKACPGKKDANNILWSKNYYIHVGSGKEQQDGRLFTSSKDTVLTRDGVAPSSFSTLNSTNAVKASQRKMIEGTFDSENFFLSMSTIPATEIECLIFQASMCKIRHTLLSSSSLSSIGRLPGEPSMMPDNVSGKHELKRKDSIPIRIAGDNDGGIIDGHLNAPVGVWRSVGAPRVSKPSSSSSMEISTSLPHTSFGDEGMLSYGQRQPLQELLDGITLIVQQATAFVDLALDSDCGDGPYGWLALQEQWRKGFSCGPSMVHAGCGGTLASCHSLDIAGVELTDPLSADVHASSVISLLQSDIKTALKSAFGMLDGPLSVTDWCKGRNQSGETTVDGFSAESTISDCRDSSSTVALSMGEPLSPSPSVGSTGLKDVAKVDETSQRRSNQENSSSESDLQISSRLRPTLLVAPLPAILVGYQDDWLKTSASSLHLWEKAPLEPYALQKPITYCVICPDIDPLTSAAADFFQQLGSVYETCKLGTHLPQSFGNQMEVDSGKLASAGFMLLDCPQAMKIESSNASLVGSISDYFLSLSNGWDLTSYLKSLSKALKALKLGQCLSPNAKEGSSSPSMVIYVVCPFPEPIAVLQTVIESSVAIGSVVFQSDRERRSTLHSQVSKALSYSAAVDEASISNVLVLSGFSVPKLVLQIVTVDAIFKVTSPSLNELVILKETAFTVYNKARRISRGSSNDTVQSSSLSSRSHSVLTQMSSPSPGMWKDCVGPRITGHSLPREGEIDASLRTGAWDGSWPRTAAVSCDPSRMGDIFLQDETRYMFEPFFILAEPGSVDRGISPLASGNYPSESSKPFSDESGGVFMPTASGDTGSGSQADVSELDKTPSLHCCYGWTEDWRWLICIWTDSRGELLDSHIFPFGGISSRQDTKGLECLFVQVLQQGCQILQVCSSDTGLTKPRDFVIARIGSFYELEYQEWQKAINSVGGSEVKKWNLQLRRSVSDGMSASSNGPSLQQQEMSLIQERNLPSSPGPLYGSPHSKMSGYMKGGLGQPSARKQLMGAHTLIDSSRSLLQWVQSISFVTIAIDHSLQLVFQADIPSPGAQGGFGVGSSGYLEGFTPVKSLGSTPASYILIPSPSMRFLPPTPLQLPTCLTAESPPLAHLLHSKGSAIPLSTCFVVSKAVPTMRKDYRSNLKEEWPSTLLVSLIDHYGGNNFSQEKIMRGNAKQLGRSPSSEAREFEIEAHAILESVAAELHALSWMTLSPAYLERRTALPFHCDMVLRLRRLLHFADKELSKHPEKAQTVA is encoded by the exons ATGTGGACCAATGTTTTCAAACTT CCTGGTTTTAAACAACTATCATGGTATCAATATCTCCCTCACGAGTCGGAGTTGATCAAACTACCAGACAAAAG CAGTGTGAAAGATGCTGCCACGCAGATGGTACTTTCATCACATTTACAGTTGCAGAAGGAAGGATTACTCAGCACATGGACCAATTCCTTTGTTGGGCCTTGGGATCCATCACAGGGCATGCACAACCCGG ATGAGAAAATTAAACTATGGCTTTTCCTGCCTGGGCGTTATTCAACTGTTCCCGACTCTGCTCAAGTTGCagtgtctaaattaagag TTGTTGCATCTGGAGTTTGGATATCTCCTGGGGACTCAGAAGAGGTTGCAACTGCCCTTTCTCAGGCTCTGAGGAATCGTATAGAGAG AGTGCTATCTGGATTCGCCTATATGAGATTTGGAGATGTTTTTTCAAAGTTCCATCCATCACAAAGTGAAGAGCATCTCAG GAGAGGGCAGCCTACAATTGAATTTATTTTTGCTGCCACTGAAGAGGGAATATTTGTGCATGCCTTAGTGTCAGCAAA GCATGTCCGAGCACTTTCCAGTGGTGATTTGGAGAGAGTACTGAAGCATTCTTCCAAAAATTCTGGTTATAGGCTTCCAG TAATTGCATCTCCTCATGGAATATGTGGTAGGCTTACTGGATGTTGCCCAAGTGATCTTGTGAAACAAGTGTATTTCAG CAGTTCTAGCAAGTctaagacttcaaatggtttcATTGGTCTGCCAAATCACGTCTCTCAAGGTTCTGGTTGCCAACTTAGGGGTCAAAGTTGCTATGTTGAAGTTACTCTTGGCTGTCCTAGACCTGGAAGTGACAGGGCCTTGCAATCAAACTCACATTCCTTCAGGAATGTAGTGAAGCATCAACTTGCTGAATCTCCTGCTTTAGGAAGAGGTGATCAGAAGGGATCTTTGGATAATTCAACAGTTTATGAGAAAACATTTGTATATCCAGCTGAGGCAGTGCTTGTCCCAGCTTTGCAATTTGCGAGATCATCTCTGAAAAG ATTTTGGCTGCAGAATTGGATAGGGCCCTCCATGCCAGGCTCATCTTTCTTTATGCTTTG TTCTGATAGTATAGATCCTATGGAGGAATGGAATGAAACCAATGGTATTCGCACACAACGTGGCTATAATAGTAGTAGTAACAGTAATTGTAGCAGCATTAGTAGCATAAGTAGCAGCTCGAGTGAAACTGATTACAAGATGGCAACAGGAGCCGGTGAACTAGAGGCTGACGCTGATTCTTTAAGCTGTAGACAGTCTGGTTTATCTTTTCACGATCGTGCAGAAAATGATATGTTGAAATTG GGTTCTAAGCGCCCTCGACCTGGGATGACTGAGTCGTTTGCTCAAGTGGGTACATCTACAAGTGCTTCTTTGCAGGATACGTACAAGTCTGATTATGGTTCTGTGGAAGTCAACAACTCGGCGATCACTGGATTTGCAAACGAACAGATTGGATCTCATTGGGATTGGGATGGTGATGATAGTGACAATGGCACCGATATACATGCTTTGCTGGATGAGTTTGGAGGTTTTGGAGATTTCTTTGAAAATGATGCCTTGCCTTTTGGGGAG CCCCCAGGAACTGCAGAATCTCAGACACTTATGTTTTCCGCTCCAGATTCTGGCGATGTAGTCGACAATGCAGTTGGGGCTATGGATGTTTCTGATCAGTTGCTTCTGTCAGAGGGTTTTGCATCGTTCGAAAGCCTTATCCCACCCCCTCCGGCACCCATGGAAGAGACACTCGGCAAAAATCAAGGAGTCGGAAATGGTGCTTTGGCATCAGGTCCTGTGAACTGCTCTTCAGCATCTAATGTCAGTGAATTTGATCACATAATAAAAGCCGAGGCACTGATGACATTTGCTCCTGAATATGGAGCTGTTGAAACCCCTACAAGTGAAGTCTCATCTTCCATTTTCCGAAGCCCATACTTGCCAAAATCTAGAAAAGTGGAGAGTTCAAGTTCAAGTGCAAATAATTACACGTATGGTGCAACACCACCTTCTCCTTGCTTTGATGTATGTGATGAGAAGACTGGTATGCCAATGAATTCAAAAGCATGTCCTGGAAAGAAAGATGCAAACAACATTCTCTGGTCAAAGAACTATTACATCCATGTGGGCAGTGGTAAAGAGCAACAAGACGGAAGATTGTTTACAAGTAGTAAAGACACTGTACTCACACGTGATGGGGTCGCACCATCTTCATTCTCAACACTTAATTCTACAAATGCTGTCAAAGCATCTCAGAGGAAAATGATTGAAGGGACATTTGACTCAGAAAATTTCTTTTTGTCAATGAGTACCATTCCTGCAACTGAAATTGAATGCCTCATATTCCAGGCGTCAATGTGTAAGATACGGCACACCTTATTGTCTTCAAGTAGTCTTTCATCTATTGGCAGGCTGCCTGGTGAACCAAGTATGATGCCAGATAATGTATCGGGAAAACATGAGCTGAAGAGGAAAGATTCCATACCAATTAGAATTGCTGGTGATAATGATGGAGGAATAATAGATGGACATCTCAATGCGCCTGTTGGTGTTTGGCGCTCTGTAGGAGCTCCTCGGGTCTCGAAACCCTCAAGTTCATCTAGTATGGAAATTAGCACATCCTTGCCTCATACCTCATTCGGTGATGAGGGTATGCTTTCTTATGGGCAACGACAACCACTTCAGGAACTTCTTGATGGCATTACATTAATTGTACAACAAGCTACTGCTTTTGTTGATTTGGCTCTGGACTCAGATTGTGGTGATGGTCCTTATGGTTGGCTTGCTTTACAAGAGCAGTGGAGAAAGGGATTTTCTTGTGGGCCTTCTATGGTCCATGCAGGTTGTGGGGGTACACTGGCTTCTTGTCACTCCCTGGACATTGCTGGTGTGGAGTTAACTGATCCGCTCTCTGCTGAT GTTCATGCTTCATCTGTGATTAGTTTGCTGCAGTCTGACATAAAGACGGCCTTAAAGTCTGCATTTGGTATGTTGGATGGGCCATTGTCTGTCACTGATTGGTGCAAAGGCCGCAACCAATCAGGAGAAACCACAGTGGATGGATTTTCTGCTGAGTCCACTATAAGTGATTGTAGAGATTCGTCAAGTACTGTAGCACTATCTATGGGAGAACCATTGAGCCCATCACCTTCTGTTGGATCAACTGGCCTTAAAG ATGTAGCGAAAGTGGATGAGACATCCCAAAGAAGATCAAACCAAGAAAACAGTAGTTCTGAATCTGACCTGCAGATAAGCTCGCGGCTAAGACCGACACTTTTGGTTGCTCCATTGCCTGCTATACTTGTTGG GTATCAAGATGATTGGCTTAAGACATCAGCAAGCTCTCTGCACCTCTGGGAAAAGGCTCCCCTTGAGCCATATGCTCTGCAAAAACCT ATTACTTATTGTGTTATATGTCCAGACATCGATCCCCTTACCTCTGCCGCTGCTGATTTTTTTCAGCAACTAGGAAGTG TTTATGAAACATGTAAATTGGGAACTCATTTACCTCAGAGTTTTGGGAATCAAATGGAGGTTGACTCTGGAAAATTGGCATCTGCTGGATTCATGCTACTTGATTGCCCTCAAGCAATGAAGATTGAAAGCAGCAATGCATCTCTAGTGGGCTCAATAAGTgattattttctttctctttcaaaTGGTTGGGACTTGACGAGCTACCTGAAGTCTCTTTCAAAGGCTCTCAAAGCTTTGAAACTTGGTCAATGCTTGTCTCCAAATGCAAAAGAAGGAAGCAGCAGTCCTTCCATG GTAATATATGTGGTGTGCCCCTTCCCCGAACCTATTGCAGTTTTGCAGACAGTTATTGAATCTTCTGTTGCTATTGGATCCGTTGTCTTCCAATCAGACAGAGAAAGGAGATCTACATTGCACAGTCAGGTTTCAAAGGCATTAAGCTACTCAGCAGCAGTGGACGAAGCATCAATATCAAATGTTTTAGTACTCTCTGGGTTTAGCGTTCCTAAATTGGTACTGCAGATTGTGACAGTTGATGCCATTTTCAAAGTTACTAGTCCATCACTGAATGAGCTTGTGATTCTTAAGGAGACTGCTTTTACTGTTTACAACAAGGCTCGTCGAATATCACGAGGATCTTCTAATGATACAGTCCAGTCATCATCATTGTCTAGTAGATCCCATTCAGTCCTCACACAAATGTCTTCTCCCTCTCCGGGGATGTGGAAGGATTGTGTTGGCCCTCGTATTACCGGGCATTCCCTTCCAAGAGAGGGTGAAATTGACGCTAGTTTGAGGACTGGTGCCTGGGATGGTTCATGGCCAAGAACTGCAGCTGTAAGCTGTGATCCCAGCCGAATGGGAGATATTTTCCTTCAAGATGAAACTCGCTACATGTTTGAACCGTTTTTTATTCTTGCGGAACCTGGTTCTGTAGATCGTGGGATTTCACCTTTGGCTTCTGGTAATTATCCATCAGAATCTTCTAAGCCATTTTCCGATGAGAGTGGTGGAGTTTTTATGCCAACTGCAAGTGGGGATACTGGATCAGGCTCTCAAGCTGATGTATCTGAGTTAGATAAGACTCCAAGCCTGCATTGTTGCTATGGATGGACAGAGGATTGGCGCTGGCTAATATGCATCTGGACAGATTCTAGGGGAGAATTACTTGATAGCCACATATTCCCCTTTGGTGGAATTAGTAGTAGACAAGACACAAAGGGACTGGAGTGCCTTTTTGTCCAAGTTCTGCAGCAAGGCTGTCAGATACTGCAGGTATGCTCTTCTGATACTGGACTGACAAAACCCAGGGACTTCGTGATTGCACGCATTGGAAGTTTCTACGAACTTGAATACCAAG AGTGGCAGAAAGCAATTAATTCAGTTGGGGGTTCAGAAGTGAAAAAATGGAACTTGCAATTGCGGCGATCTGTATCTGATGGGATGTCTGCTAGTAGTAATGGGCCTTCCTTGCAGCAGCAGGAAATGAGTTTGATTCAAGAAAGAAATCTACCTTCGTCACCTGGCCCTCTATATGGAAGCCCTCACTCAAAGATGTCTGGATATATGAAAGGTGGTTTGGGACAACCTTCTGCGAGAAAGCAGCTTATGGGTGCACATACGTTGATTGACAGCTCAAGAAGTTTGCTTCAGTGGGTGCAAAGCATCAGCTTTGTCACAATTGCAATTGACCATTCTTTACAGCTCGTCTTTCAGGCAGATATACCTTCTCCTG GAGCTCAAGGTGGTTTTGGTGTGGGCTCGTCCGGATATCTGGAAGGCTTCACCCCTGTGAAGTCTCTTGGCTCCACACCTGCATCTTACATTCTGATCCCGTCACCTAGCATGCGTTTCCTTCCTCCAACACCTCTTCAGCTGCCCACATGTCTCACTGCTGAATCACCTCCACTAGCACATCTCCTTCACAGCAAAGGCTCTGCTATTCCCCTTTCTACTTGTTTTGTGGTTTCAAAAGCTGTACCTACTATGAGGAAAGATTATAGGAGCAACTTGAAAGAGGAATGGCCTTCAACTCTTTTGGTCAGTCTTATTGATCACTATGGAGGTAATAACTTTAGCCAAGAAAAGATCATGAGAGGTAATGCTAAACAACTGGGAAGGAGTCCAAGCTCGGAAGCTAGAGAATTTGAAATTGAGGCTCATGCCATCCTTGAATCTGTTGCAGCAGAGCTTCATGCACTCTCTTGGATGACCCTGAGTCCAGCATACCTGGAGAGGCGGACTGCCCTGCCTTTCCACTGTGATATGGTTTTGAGACTGAGGAGGCTTCTTCATTTTGCTGATAAGGAGCTCTCTAAGCATCCTGAGAAGGCACAGACTGTGGCTTAA